A region of Theileria annulata chromosome 2, complete sequence, *** SEQUENCING IN PROGRESS *** DNA encodes the following proteins:
- a CDS encoding proteasome regulatory subunit, putative, with product MGDSTRSFQGLFNSFGGMRNMQNFGPLADTSEQVYISSLALLKMLKHGRAGVPMEVMGLMLGDFIDDYTIRVVDVFSMPQSGNSVSVEAVDPVYQTEMKDQLKRTGRPEVVVGWYHSHPGFGCWFSGTDVNTQQSFEQLNPRAVGVVIDPIQSVKGKVVIDCFRLISPHLIMLGHEPRQTTSNIGHLQKPTIIALVHGLNRNYYSIVINCKKTPLESQMLLNFNKNRWTKDLHLQDFVERQKENNDLVREIRDLCEKYNQSIKQEMTCKPEELVVANVGKLDAKKHIENSVNTLLSNNTLNVFSTMLAIEML from the exons ATGGGAGATTCCACTAGATCGTTCCAGGGCCTTTTCAATTCCTTTGGAGGAATGCGAAATATGCAAAATTTTGGTCCTTTGGCTGACACTTCCGAGCAAGTTTACATTTCTTCTCTTGCTTTACTTAAAATGTTGAAACACGGAAGG GCTGGAGTTCCTATGGAAGTAATGGGTTTGATGCTTGGTGATTTTATAGATGATTATACGATCAGAGTAGTTGACGTTTTTTCAATGCCACAATCAG GCAACAGTGTCAGCGTTGAGGCTGTTGACCCAGTCTACCAAACAGAAATGAAGGACCAACTTAAAAGAACAGGACGTCCAGAAGTGGTTGTTGGATGGTACCACTCACATCCAGGCTTTGGATGTTGGTTTTCag GAACTGATGTGAATACTCAGCAGAGTTTTGAGCAGCTAAATCCACGAGCGGTGGGAGTTGTTATTGATCCCATCCAATCTGTTAAAGGCAAAGTGGTTATTGATTGTTTCAGACTCATTTCTCCACATCTGATTATGCtag GGCACGAACCAAGGCAGACTACCAGTAATATTGGTCATTTACAGAAGCCGACGATTATCGCCCTGGTCCACGGCTTGAACCGCAACTACTACAGCATCGTAATAAACTGTAAAAAGACTCCACTCGAAAGCCAAATGCTCTTAAACTTTAACAAGAACAGATGGACCAAAGATTTACATTTACAG GACTTTGTGGAGAGGCAAAAGGAGAACAATGATTTAGTGCGCGAAATAAGAGATTTGtgtgaaaaatataacCAGAGCATAAAGCAGGAGATGACATGTAAGCCCGAGGAACTGGTCGTCGCAAATGTAGGAAAACTAGACGCCAAAAAACATATCGAAAACAGTGTCAACACTCTGCTCTCAAATAACACACTAAACGTTTTCAGCACAATGCTCGCAATTGAAATGTTGTAA
- a CDS encoding 1-phosphatidylinositol-4-phosphate 5-kinase or 1-phosphatidylinositol-5-phosphate 4-kinase, putative yields the protein MRFPVCGVRSDRLLAKIPNDYYQNLNSNIECSLEEAQSIYNKFRALAPNGKLTFRSFQECLGLFGTLGQVLGERIFRAFDLNNDDYLDFVEFSTSLLTMTRGSEAKKLALSYRILHPNPANLPNSLVGSLNITPSPSRSNLLNLNELKVDKSGDSEFKSVESEYRNSKSDLKSFASDDKSGKAEAEEPLSVSLIRATRQSIINTTRILTSNLNEIKSNISGIKSSISGIKPSTSEVRPEFLKEMTHQDEDGIEFEEFVEVVRDIELTKSLLVCREPKYYTTEEIQRVFEQFASTSRDGTKRLSQSDYINAVYESSEFLELLGISLSQYAMETVTTTYKGVNTFLKKINTTTRSYINRTHVNRKNVYKYIDHGSSKRGLSVHFGHESWNHVLDMMIGLSISARHVYSQVNAVLSDDDYNVKLCFHINENSNGLNVTKFITNTGLSSSRLSDHIINHNDGDTINDSPISNKSIVRYNPGENVTRKIVFKEYAPMVFHQIRLISGLTEKDYLESVSPEQIVGNMVLGNLSTMSELVSEGKSGSLFYYTINGRLILKTITKRCAKFVKRWLKCYFAHLEKNTDSILTRFCGLFSIENRTLRQKVYFIVMNNVFYSRVSIHRRYDLKGSWVGRRLEPSELKDHTVALKDIEFNKLGEQIHLGEMSESFLRVLSSDVNFLRDSNILDYSLLLGIHYRAQSKDNVNWDGSEKLDPGNPHTFMSDNKTSVYYVGIVDVLTTWNLAKRLEHVWRFFQTRQHQGVSCVNPVFYSSRFIQSITNHLK from the exons atgagATTCCCGGTCTGCGGAGTTAGAAGTGATAGGCTTTTAGCCAAAATACCAAACGATTACTACCAAAATCTCAACTCGAATATCGAATGCTCACTCGAAGAAGCACAGTCGATCTACAACAA GTTCCGTGCCTTGGCACCGAATGGAAAGTTAACTTTCCGAAGTTTCCAAGAGTGTTTGGGACTTTTTGGAACGTTAGGGCAAGTTTTAGGGGAAAGAATTTTCAGAGCGTTTGACTTGAACAACGATGATTACCTTGATTTCGTTGAGTTTTCCACATCGTTATTGACTATGACTCGAGGTAGCGAGGCGAAAAAACTAGCTCTAAGCTACCGAATCCTACACCCAAACCCGGCAAATTTACCAAACAGCCTAGTAGGATCACTGAACATCACGCCGAGCCCCTCCAGATCAAatttacttaatttaaatgaattgaAAGTTGATAAATCAGGTGATTCTGAGTTTAAATCTGTGGAATCAGAATATAGAAACAGTAAATCAGACCTCAAGTCTTTTGCATCGGATGATAAATCAGGTAAGGCAGAGGCAGAGGAGCCTTTGTCAGTAAGCCTAATCCGAGCCACAAGGCAAAGTATCATTAATACTACAAGAATTTTAacatcaaatttaaatgaaatcaAGTCGAATATCAGCGGAATCAAGTCAAGCATTAGCGGAATTAAACCTAGTACGAGTGAAGTCAGGCCTGAATTTCTCAAAGAAATGACCCATCAGGATGAGGACGGAATTGAGTTTGAAGAATTTGTAGAGGTAGTAAGAGATATAGAGTTAACGAAATCATTGTTAGTATGTCGAGAGCCAAAGTATTACACAACAGAAGAAATACAGAGAGTATTTGAACAGTTTGCATCGACGTCAAGAGACGGAACAAAACGTCTGTCGCAAAGCGATTACATAAACGCAGTTTACGAAAGCAGCGAGTTTCTGGAGCTGTTGGGAATATCCTTATCGCAGTACGCTATGGAAACAGTAACGACAACCTACAAAGGAGTTAATACATTTCTCAAGAAAATCAACACCACAACTAGAAGTTACATTAACCGAACACACGTGAATAGGAAAAACGTGTACAAATATATCGATCATGGTAGTTCGAAGAGAGGACTAAGTGTGCATTTTGGCCATGAGAGCTGGAATCATGTGCTTGATATGATGATTGGACTATCAATTTCAGCACGTCATGTTTACTCACAAGTTAACGCAGTTCTTTCAGACGATGATTACAATGTCAAGCTATGTTTTCACATCAATGAAAACTCAAATGGGCTCAATGTGACGAAATTTATCACAAACACGGGCCTATCATCATCCAGATTAAGCGATCACATTATCAATCATAACGACGGTGATACGATTAATGACTCACCGATTAGTAATAAGTCGATAGTTCGTTATAATCCGGGAGAGAACGTAACGCGGAAAATCGTGTTTAAAGAGTACGCCCCGATGGTGTTTCATCAGATTCGACTCATTTCAGGCTTGACGGAGAAGGATTACTTGGAGTCTGTGAGTCCAGAGCAGATAGTAGGAAACATGGTGTTGGGTAACCTGAGCACGATGTCAGAGCTGGTCTCGGAAGGCAAGAGCGGCTCTCTATTCTACTACACAATTAACGGACGTCTGATTCTGAAAACCATCACCAAGCGTTGCGCAAAGTTCGTTAAGCGTTGGCTCAAGTGTTACTTCGCCCACCTTGAAAAGAACACAGATTCCATTTTGACCCGCTTTTGTGGCCTATTTAGCATTGAGAACAGAACACTCCGCCAAAAGGTTTACTTCATAGTCATGAATAACGTGTTTTATTCCAGAGTTAGTATTCATAGAAGGTATGATTTAAAAGGCAGTTGGGTAGGCCGAAGATTAGAACCTTCTGAGTTAAAAGACCACACAGTCGCACTCAAGGACATTGAGTTTAACAAGCTTGGGGAGCAGATTCACTTGGGTGAAATGTCAGAGTCTTTCCTACGCGTTTTGAGCAGTGACGTGAATTTTCTTAGGGATTCTAACATTCTTGACTATTCACTGCTCCTAGGAATACATTATAGGGCTCAGTCTAAAGACAATGTTAACTGGGACGGTTCTGAGAAGCTTGACCCTGGCAACCCTCACACCTTCATGTCTGACAACAAAACCAGTGTCTACTACGTGGGCATTGTTGACGTTCTAACCACCTGGAACCTTGCGAAGAGGCTGGAGCACGTCTGGCGTTTCTTCCAGACTAGGCAGCACCAGGGTGTTTCCTGTGTCAATCCGGTCTTTTACTCCTCAAGATTCATTCAATCCATAACTAACCAccttaaataa
- a CDS encoding bromodomain protein, putative, whose product MNMESQNDWIKYCSDHILRKMKSDRYGNLFASPVLEASDSIIPPSVKDNYRLVIRKPMDYKTVKMKLDSGSYMNPEEFYEDMKLIYDNCMRFNPPIGNSKWAHDAAVTTLKKFVKMWETSYKIINALYERTKSSSIPMPEPTTTAAVLNNFSSVNSNYLNASDINKSRMTESYDRPFPTTDVYDGAFPTADGYDKPFPSTQSYDRGFSTTEAFNRTFSNTDGINVYPDLSSDPAVDLSCTFSNSEITPRNKWSFRLSLQSIQEYKLRKGFVNQVPESDGFSSYLDPKITHENDLSLNTNTQMTSISYDGFHTVGTALEASNFDVYNESGLSTFAGAVDYEDFEGETHASFDYELPQILSKNDDGVVCVSFLSDGDCNTLFPDWNVIGITPEKPYHPNTYSSNNGRYNTGNNAYNSTNNGYNNGTSRFNTYNANNSRYASGNSRYNTSNTRYSMSDVNIRYVYNQLYLNDINSLKFDHKQLVQEKEPMEEEYKLEENHPKIKFNLNNPSEMETTNPGSPDNSFYNLETDELSENVSRNPKGRKGFRKFVDNLLVKKNVDSFVKRENYNVNTSDLTLDTHNNNLINKFFNADSLDSDYTDYLSPNYINSNTDLNSIKDYIHSNGDYLNPDTDLTNKDYIHSNGDYLNPNGDLNSNKDYLYSNDYLSLNELEYNMLGVRPKEETLDLYIDIDSNSIVNVSETALLLEKNFFSRVSVKDEYFKICEKPQLSLICSNKGYFKLDESDFVYEDVDMKHIRIFFFNCAKSKVKVSSRKLSFTDLVLGDRYNLSLVNNLHNEFKLGNVSHLPFFTLPNSTPICFSKQQDILYRLQLINNSLPVQLLALHIISTH is encoded by the exons atgaaCATGGAATCGCAAAATGATTGGATTAAATACTGTTCAGATCAC attttgAGAAAAATGAAATCTGATCGGTATGGCAATCTGTTTGCTAGTCCTGTTTTGGAAGCAAGCGATTCTATCATTCCGCCTTCAGTCAAAGATAATTATAGACTTGTTATTAGAAAACCCATGGACTATAAAACAGTCAAG ATGAAGTTGGATTCTGGTTCGTATATGAACCCAGAAGAGTTTTACGAGGATATGAAGCTGATTTACGATAATTGCATGAGGTTTAATCCACCAATTGGGAACAGCAAGTGGGCACACGATGCTGCAGTAACTACACTAAAGAAATTCGTGAAAAT gtGGGAAACatcatataaaataattaatgcTTTGTATGAAAGAACTAAAAGTTCGAGCATTCCCATGCCTGAACCAACAACAACAGCAGCAGTACTAAACAATTTCTCAAGCGTTAATTCAAATTACCTGAACGCAAGCGATATAAACAAATCACGTATGACAGAGAGTTATGATAGGCCATTTCCCACAACCGATGTTTATGATGGAGCATTTCCAACTGCTGATGGATACGATAAACCATTTCCCTCAACACAGAGTTATGATAGAGGCTTTTCTACAACTGAAGCATTTAATAGAACGTTTTCTAATACGGATGGGATTAACGTTTACCCAGATCTTAGCTCAGATCCAGCAGTTGACCTTTCATGCACGTTCAGTAATAGTGAAATCACACCGAGAAACAAGTGGTCATTCAGACTAAGTCTGCAGAGTATCCAGGAGTATAAACTGCGAAAAGGGTTTGTTAATCAAGTGCCCGAGTCTGACGGCTTTTCAAGTTATCTGGATCCCAAAATAACACACGAAAATGATCTTTCACTCAACACAAATACACAAATGACGTCAATTTCATACGACGGATTTCACACTGTAGGAACGGCTCTGGAAGCCTCAAATTTTGATGTTTACAACGAGTCAGGACTCTCAACATTCGCCGGAGCAGTGGATTACGAAGACTTCGAAGGTGAAACGCATGCAAGTTTTGACTACGAGTTGCCTCAGATCCTTTCCAAAAATGATGATGGGGTGGTATGCGTCAGCTTTCTCTCAGATGGTGATTGTAATACGCTTTTCCCAGATTGGAATGTCATTGGGATCACACCAGAGAAACCATATCATCCCAACACATACAGCTCTAATAATGGCAGATATAATACTGGAAATAACGCATACAACTCTACTAATAATGGATATAATAATGGAACTAGTAGATTTAACACGTATAACGCGAATAACAGTAGATATGCTAGTGGAAATAGTAGGTACAATACATCAAACACCAGATACAGTATGAGTGATGTGAATATTCGATACGTTTATAATCAGCTGTATTTGAATGATATAAACAGCTTAAAATTCGACCATAAGCAGCTGGTCCAGGAAAAGGAACCGATGGAGGAGGAATATAAGCTTGAAGAAAACCATCCGAAAATCAAGTTTAACCTTAATAATCCGTCTGAAATGGAAACGACGAACCCTGGGTCACCCGATAATTCCTTTTATAATCTGGAAACTGATGAATTGTCTGAAAATGTGTCTAGAAATCCTAAAGGCAGGAAGGGATTTAGAAAATTCGTAGACAACTTACTTGTAAAAAAGAATGTTGATTCCTTTGTAAAGAGGGAAAACTATAATGTAAACACTTCAGATTTAACGCTCGATACTCataataacaatttaataaataagtttTTTAATGCAGATTCACTCGATTCAGATTACACTGATTATTTAAGTCCCAATTACATAAATTCAAACACAGATTTAAATTCCATTAAAGATTATATACATTCTAACGGGGATTATTTAAACCCCGACACAGatttaactaataaagACTATATACATTCCAATGGGGATTACTTAAACCCGAACGGAGACctaaattctaataaagATTATTTGTACTCTAATGATTACCTGAGCTTGAACGAGTTGGAGTATAACATGCTTGGTGTGAGGCCGAAGGAAGAAACGCTGGATCTATATATAGATATCGACTCAAATTCGATAGTGAACGTATCGGAAACAGCCTTGTTGCTGGAGAAGAACTTTTTTAGCAGAGTGTCCGTGAAGGATGAGTACTTTAAGATTTGTGAGAAGCCCCAGTTGTCGCTGATTTGCAGTAACAAGGGCTACTTTAAACTGGATGAATCAGACTTTGTTTACGAGGATGTCGATATGAAACACATTCGCATCTTCTTCTTTAACTGTGCCAAGAGCAAAGTTAAGGTTTCGTCAAGAAAACTTAGCTTCACAGATTTGGTTCTGGGCGACCGATATAATTTATCCCTTGTAAACAATTTGCATAACGAGTTTAAGCTTGGAAACGTGTCGCACTTGCCCTTCTTCACTCTGCCAAACTCCACACCGATATGCTTCTCAAAGCAGCAGGACATCCTCTACAGGCTTCAGCTCATCAACAACTCACTCCCAGTGCAGCTACTAGCCCTGCACATCATCTCAactcattaa
- a CDS encoding DNA topoisomerase i, putative — protein MDSQLWVPVPKIKATKSEPESSKDPLERVKTDVSGQNKTYALNLNKHCPEKNNLVNHGVGLSGAPDNSEDFTLSVRINRKRTLNDLFDESDDENFTPNSEQISSKTHLHPVNSSGDLVNSKPLNNSEIKADKLLPENVTSGYQKSSDVKVNNLPLKETVNNLEKGDHKRQKTDSSDDFKRSDSGEVPLSNELESLTDSIRKSLDAPKPVSSTTNLNSNTLDHAKTNKNNVNSGENHTSKNKQMKPKTDHKTKSDRKTKNEDVSLNHIKTENLNVKTEVKIDMVKDVKVEEKVQIKKEKKVDPLVIEDIIEPINRWWEEIDEDMDYNKGLEFESKSSRWKYLEHNGMIFTPEYVPHNIPIMVKGETIHLPPNLEEIATMWAQSMGTNYETSEIYCKNFWQVFVSKFEKDHFIRRCKLSDADFSLIKNHLEEEKQKKKDNKEFYKAKQQEDAKREYRFNYALVDWVREKVSSNKLEPPGLFKGRGLHPKQGLLKSRMFPKDVILNLSKDAPVPKVTNFQREGHSWKDIYHDNSVTWLAYYKDSINDQFKYMYLSAQSKFKGFHDFLKYNKARELKAYIQKIRDDYNTKMLCMTIIYTITLDIYEKQLGTAVYLIDYLALRVGGEKDADEADTVGCCSLRVEHIKFSEKKKNTITLDFLGKDSIRYFNTLNDVAYDNLAKFCNRKKSSEGIFSKINTNKLNEYLRELMDGLSAKVFRTYNASITLQNQFKRLRSKYKRSISTHTLLPSSVTDGLNDLNGLSVNEETGRTSRSSSNTDYSSLTSTNSIDINSIDDLDDTQDEINDKPTNNENSTKDKNKDKDKDTKDVSVDIGNVSELLQFYNYANREVAILCNHQRSIPKQHETSMTKLKLQAKMLKEDIQELNEYCKHLQSNSKDEFKFESKTKDVNGNPRKLITKPGMKLEAAKNKLATLKKKQKDHNIKMTIKDSNKTVALGTSKINYMDPRITVAFCKKYEIPIEKVFNKSLRMKFPWAMCVRSDFTF, from the exons atggACTCTCAATTATGG gTTCCTGTGCCGAAGATTAAGGCAACTAAATCAGAGCCCGAGAGTTCTAAAGACCCATTAGAAAGGGTCAAAACTGATGTTTCAGGGCAAAATAAAACATATgctttaaatttaaataaacattgccctgaaaaaaataatctcGTTAATCATGGTGTAGGCCTTTCCGGAGCTCCTGATAATTCCGAAGATTTTACCTTGAGTGTCAGAATTAACAGAAAACGCACTCtaaatgatttatttgACGAAAGTGACGATGAAAATTTTACTCCCAACTCGGAACAAATTTCCTCCAAAACACACTTACACCCTGTTAACTCCTCTGGTGATCTTGTAAATTCTAAACCTCTCAATAACTCAGAAATTAAAGctgataaattattgcCTGAAAATGTTACTTCTGGCTATCAAAAATCTTCAGATGTTAAAGTCAATAATTTGCCTTTAAAGGAAACTGTTAATAATCTTGAAAAGGGTGACCATAAAAGGCAGAAAACTGATAGTTCAGATGACTTTAAAAGATCTGATAGTGGTGAAGTTCCACTATCAAATGAGTTGGAGTCTCTAACTGACTCTATTAGAAAGTCATTAGACGCTCCGAAACCCGTTTCCTCTACTACAAATTTGAATTCTAACACTCTAGATCACGCCAAAACtaacaaaaataatgttaattctGGTGAAAATCACACCTCTAAGAATAAACAAATGAAGCCTAAAACTGATCATAAAACTAAAAGTGATCGtaaaactaaaaatgaAGATGTTAGTCTAAATCATATCAAAACTGAGAATTTGAATGTGAAAACAGAAGTTAAAATTGACATGGTGAAAGATGTAAAAGTGGAAGAAAAGGTACAGATAAAGAAAGAAAAGAAAGTGGATCCATTAGTAATAGAAGATATAATAGAACCAATAAACCGTTGGTGGGAAGAAATAGATGAAGATATGGATTATAATAAAGGGTTGGAATTTGAAAGTAAGTCGAGCCGTTGGAAGTATTTGGAACACAACGGAATGATATTTACACCGGAATACGTACCTCATAATATACCAATAATGGTAAAGGGAGAAACAATACATCTGCCACCGAATTTGGAAGAGATTGCGACGATGTGGGCCCAGAGTATGGGCACGAACTATGAAACAAGTGAAATCTACTGCAAGAATTTCTGGCAAGTTTTCGTCTCaaaatttgaaaaggaCCATTTTATACGGAGATGTAAGTTATCTGACGCAGATTTCAGCCTAATCAAAAACCACCTCGAGGAGGAGAAGCAGAAGAAAAAGGATAATAAGGAATTTTATAAAGCAAAACAACAAGAAGATGCAAAAAGAGAATATAGATTTAATTATGCATTAGTAGATTGGGTAAGAGAAAAGGTTAGCAGTAATAAGCTAGAGCCTCCAGGGTTATTTAAGGGTAGAGGACTTCACCCAAAACAAGGTCTTTTGAAGTCAAGAATGTTCCCAAAAGACGTCATTTTAAACCTCTCCAAAGATGCACCGGTCCCGAAAGTAACAAACTTTCAACGCGAAGGACATTCGTGGAAGGATATTTACCATGACAATAGTGTCACTTGGCTGGCATACTACAAGGACAGTATCAATGACCAGTTCAAGTACATGTATCTATCAGCGCAGTCAAAATTCAAAGGCTTCCATGACTTTTTAAAGTATAACAAGGCGAGAGAACTCAAGGCTTACATCCAAAAAATCCGAGATGACTACAATACCAAAATGCTCTGTATgactattatttatactatta cGCTGGACATTTATGAGAAGCAGTTGGGAACAGCGGTCTATTTGATTGATTACTTGGCACTGAGGGTTGGAGGAGAGAAGGACGCAGATGAGGCTGACACGGTCGGCTGCTGCAGTTTAAGAGTTGAACACATCAAGTTTAGTGAGAAGAAGAAAAACACAATCACGCTCGATTTCCTTGGAAAAGACTCCATACGATATTTTAACACA CTGAATGACGTGGCATATGACAATTTGGCGAAATTTTGTAACCGGAAGAAGTCAAGCGAAGGAATTTTCAGCAAAATCAAC acTAATAAGTTGAATGAATACTTGAGGGAGCTCATGGATGGGTTGTCGGCTAAGGTTTTCAGGACTTACAACGCGTCAATTACACTCCAAAATCAGTTCAAGAGGCTGAGATCTAAATACAAGAGAAGTATTAGTACTCACACACTGCTTCCAAGCAGTGTTACAGATGGTTTAAATGATCTTAATGGTTTAAGTGTTAACGAGGAGACAGGAAGAACGTCGAGATCCTCATCTAATACGGATTATTCAAGTCTGactagtactaatagtatagatattaatagtattgaTGATTTGGATGACACTCAAGATGAAATTAACGATAAACCAacaaataatgaaaattcaACTAAAGATAAAAACAAGGATAAGGATAAGGACACTAAGGATGTTAGTGTTGATATTGGAAACGTGTCAGAGTTATTACAGTTTTATAATTACGCGAATAGAGAAGTTGCAATTCTGTGCAATCATCAAAGAAGTATCCCGAAACAACACGAAACGTCAATGACCAAGCTTAAGTTACAGGCGAAAATGCTTAAAGAGGACATTCAGGAATTGAACGAATATTGTAAGCATTTGCAGTCGAATTCTAAGGACGAATTTAAATTCGAGTCCAAGACTAAG GACGTGAACGGGAACCCTAGAAAACTAATTACAAAGCCTGGAATGAAGTTAGAAGCGGCTAAAAACAAACTTGCAACCCTCAA GAAAAAGCAAAAGGACCATAATATTAAGATGACCATAAAGGACAGTAACAAGACTGTTGCTCTGGGAACGAGTAAAATCAACTACATGGACCCGAGAATCACTGTGGctttttgtaaaaaatatgaaatcCCCATTGAAAAGGTTTTTAACAAGAGTTTGCGGATGAAATTCCCTTGGGCGATGTGTGTTCGCTCTGATttcacattttaa